The window ACCAAAAGTGCGAAGTACAAACAGCTGAGCAGACGGGTATTTCGTCCTTATTTGCTGGAGAAATGCCGTATATGTGCTCTGAAAATTGTTATCGGATACATTGAACTTAGCATCATTAGTCCCTAAATTAATAACAATCGCATCAGGCTGGTACGTGCTGAAATTCCAATCCGGTGAGTCCGGATAATCACCTGGCTGCAGCTTGAAATATTGCTCGCTCATCCCGAGTGAATTAGGCACATAGCAAGCTACACCTGTCTCCAGGCAAATCCCGGTGTAGGCAATCTGAGTATGATCGGCACCCAGCTGCTCTCCCGCCAACCATGCGTAGGAACCGATCGATACTTCAGGCGTCGTGTAGCCTACGGTAATGGAATCGCCTATGAACTCAATCAAATGATCCCTCGGAGCCGCTTGCACGGTAGTCGCTCCGCTATCAAGAAGCAGTCCTTGAAAGGATAGGACATCCAGAATATCCTTGGAAACTACGGTTAGTGTATGTGTTCTCGCAGGAAGTGGCGTCGGTGTTAAATGGATGGTTCCAGTCGCATTTTTATACAAAACGTAAGGAGCATCATCGAGCTTGGCATACAGATTCGCTGAAGCACCCAATTTGATCTGGACATTCGTCCCCGTAAAGCTTACCCGAAGGGATGCGCCCGGCCAGTAGCTTTTGTAGGTTGCTGAAGCGCTACGATCCCACCTGCCCATATAGTGGATGTTAGCATCCTCTGGCGCAACAAAATCCATTATAGGCGCTACCTGTGGAGTAGCACTGACTTCATTGGACGCAGCGCTCTCTCCTCCAGGATAGACCGCCTTAATCACGAAGAAATAGGTAGTTCCATTGATCAGCCCTTCTGCTTTATAACCGTTAGTTGAGCTGTTCACAGTCGCTAGAGCCGCTCCGTAGGAACCTGCAGTATCACGGCTAAATATTTGATAGCTTGTCGCCCCTTCTACGGCGCCCCAGCTCAAGCTCACTTGCCCATCCCCAGCCATAGCGGCATGCAATCCAGGCGTTCCGATTCCTGTTACAGTCACCGCTGCTGTCGCTATTAATTCTCCATTTGACGTTGTAGCTGTAATGGTGGCGGTACCAGGGCCTGTTGCGGTAACGAGACCACTGCTGTTTACACTCGCGACATTTGGATTACTTGTTGTCCAAAATGCTTTTTTGTTCGTCGTATTCTCCGGAAGCAGCGCTGCCGTAAGCTGCTCGGTCATGCCGGTTAACATATCGAGCTTCGACTTATCGAGTGTAATACTGTCTGCTAAAACCTCTGGTCCGTACACCTCAAACTCCCATATAGAGTAACCGTATTGGGTAGCTCTGACTGTTCCGTACATGCGTACATAATGGGCATTAACTTCGTTAAATGCAATTGTTTCCAGTGCGCCTTTTCCGCTTGTTGTACTGAACACATGGGTCCAGTTCTCCGCATCATCGGACACTTGAATCTGATAGCTTTTGCCGTAAGCCGCTTCCCAATAGAGACGTACTTCATTGATCCGTTTGCTTTCACCAAGATCAACGTACAACCATCCTGGATCTACGCCTCGCTTGGACCCGAATCGCGTCGTTAAATTGCCGTCAAAGGCCCAAGAAGCAGTATCGACCGAACCGTCGCTTGAAGATCCTACTGCGGTTTGCTTCAGTGCCAAGTTCGTCCGCGGTCTCGGTTCTTGTGCCTGCACCGGTTTAATGGTAACTCCGCTATAAAATGCCCGATCCGTAAAATTCATTTCATGTAAAGTCGTCGCAGGCTTAGAGCTCCCCGGCATATATACATTTTCAAAGGTAATACCCGTAATCAATGCCCCTTCATGCCCTTTGATTTTGGCAAAACTTTCACCGGCGTCACGCACAGTAATATCTTTCACGGTAACCCCAGTGATCGGTCCTACACCATTGTTATTGTGATTCACCGTAAACATGGTCATCCACGCACTATTGTCCTCATTCTTACCGCTAATGTCCTCAACATCGATATTTTCAAACGTAACGTTGCTTACCGTGCCTACCCCATATTTATGATGGATTGCGAAACCTACAGCAGCCTTGTAAACTACACCATCTCTAAATGTGATGTTGTCTTGATTCTGCATAACACCTTGACCGATTTTGTAACCGTAACATAAGGTCCAAGTGATACTGTCCTCGATCAAAACATTGCTCACTGGTTCTGGATTCCCTGGCCAAGGCACTTTTCCTGATGCGATATCCGTATCCTCTTTCCATGCTTTTGTCGAATAAGGATCATCCAGAGCAATACCAATCGAATTGCGTACGATAGCATTTTGCGACTCGACGATATCAATCCCGTCATTCTCGCCCATGCCAAGGCTGTTAAACATCTTTAAATTTGTAAATACCAAATCATTGGAACGAACAGGCATGACCGCCCATCCCGCAGATTCACGAATGATGACACCATCCATGGTAAAGTTGGATGTAGCAATTGGCACTACCAGGTTGTTGATCATCCCTTTATTGTTGGTGCTCTTATCATCGTGCAGCGATTTTCCGTTTCCGTCGATCGTTCCACGTCCGTAGATTTTGATATTCTGGGAATTAAACGCCGTGGAGATCCACCATGTTGCTGGTCTACCCATGGAATTTTTAAACCAATGCTCCGTATAATCAGCTGTCTTCCCTGTACCTACAAAGGTTGCTCCGGGCTGCATGTAGATGGCTGTATTGCTTTTCAGTATTAAGTTACCAATATAGTATGTACCCGCCGGTACATAGACAACGCCTTGAGCGTTATTCCCCCGTACTGTACCGTAGTTGCTGGCATCATCAATTGCCTTCTGAATCGCTGCCGTTCTTTCGGTTACCCCCGTCTGAACGCCAGTTGTCGTTAAATGGTAAGGAGCTTCGGTGATATTGTAGATTCCTTCTCCTGAAGAGGCCGGAATATCGGTTTCCGCCGGATCGGCTGCAATGACGAGCCTCGTTGTTCGGTTGTTCATCGTAATGATTAAATACTCGTCCTTCTGAGTTGTAATCGTTAACGTTCTGCCTACAACACTATCAGCCTTGATTCCAAGTTTCTTAGGACTGATTGCGTACTCATGCACCTTGTCCGTATTCAGAATCGTCACCTCATACGTCACAGGACCGCCGGACATCGAGAAATGAGCGTAATCATAATCGTTGTAAGCTTTAATTACTGGGATCGGCACCCCATTCGCTTTGAGCGTAAAGTTCGCTGAAGCCGCATACCTTGTGGATTGATCGTAAGGATAAATCGCTGCGGGCGCTGCTCCTGCGTCCATCGTTGTTTCCGGTGCAGCTTGGGCGGTTTCTGTAGGAATAATAAGAACCGACGCCATTAGCACAAATGTCAGAACCGCACTAAGCCATCTTTTAGCCTTTAACATTTGCAAATGTCCTCCTTCATGATTGTATTCATTCACTTTCACCAGAACTTGGAAGCCCTTACATTTTCTTTGTGCGTGTTCAGTATATCAGACTACCCTCGCTGCCATAATGAGGAAAATCCCACTTCTAGGGCAGATATTTATATATATAAGAGCTTGCTTACGATTGAAACAAAAAAAAGCAGCCGCTGCTGCACTTTATCTGCTTTCATGAAGAATAACCAAGCAGCCAAAAAAAGCTGTTTAGAGAGTTCACCTTAATGTTAAAAGGTTTCGGATTGATTGATGGTCAACTTGTCGCGATTGACGGCACAAAAATAAAGGCGGATTGCTCTAAAAAGCAACACTTTAATGCCAATATTGTCAGTAAGAAACTAGAGCATATCGATGAAAAGATAGATGCATATTTGCGTGATTTTTTAACGGAGGACAATCGCCAAAAAAAGCAGGAAATCACTGAAAAGTTAGAGGTCTATCAGAAGAGAATGCATGAGTTGCAGGTAATTACCTTTCAAATGGAATGGAAAACAAGATGGGAAAGAGTATAATCGTTACACTTGTGAAGCCTTCGATATTTGCGGACGTCACTGGGGCTATACATACTTTTTAACACGAGGGTTGGCATCAGTAGGTACTGAGACCAATTTGATTTGTCTTGCCTATAATTTAAAGAGAATGATCAAAATAATGGGCGTGAAGGAGCTCATACATTGGATTGGGGTATTCATATTGATTTAAAATCAGGGAAACGAATCGGAGCATGGTAATACGGTCCGAGCGAGGTCTTTTGGGTTCAAAGGGATGATAACATAAACCAGCTAAATACAAATGATTTTATAAACTCTGTTGACTATTATATCTCAAACCGTGCTTTGATTGAATTTTTACAGGCGAAATAAAAACATTACAATGACTGTTTGTTTCTGAAATCGTGATAAAAAATACTATATGAAATAAGAAAAAGCGTGGGGATAGGCGATGCCATTCCGTACGCATTTTTTAGTTTATTTACAGTGTTTTTATGCTACTCTACTCCAAAAATAAACCCGTTCAATTAATCTATTCTGCCCGTTATCACAGCAAGGTTGCCGGTCGTTCTTCGTGGCAGCCTCTTAATGTGGGTTATTGAACTAACGTTACTCGTTAGCGTAATGATGTTCGGTTCGAAGCTTCTGCCCTCCATGAATCACCCCGTACGCTCTTTAATGGATTTATA is drawn from Paenibacillus sp. V4I7 and contains these coding sequences:
- a CDS encoding S-layer homology domain-containing protein, yielding MLKAKRWLSAVLTFVLMASVLIIPTETAQAAPETTMDAGAAPAAIYPYDQSTRYAASANFTLKANGVPIPVIKAYNDYDYAHFSMSGGPVTYEVTILNTDKVHEYAISPKKLGIKADSVVGRTLTITTQKDEYLIITMNNRTTRLVIAADPAETDIPASSGEGIYNITEAPYHLTTTGVQTGVTERTAAIQKAIDDASNYGTVRGNNAQGVVYVPAGTYYIGNLILKSNTAIYMQPGATFVGTGKTADYTEHWFKNSMGRPATWWISTAFNSQNIKIYGRGTIDGNGKSLHDDKSTNNKGMINNLVVPIATSNFTMDGVIIRESAGWAVMPVRSNDLVFTNLKMFNSLGMGENDGIDIVESQNAIVRNSIGIALDDPYSTKAWKEDTDIASGKVPWPGNPEPVSNVLIEDSITWTLCYGYKIGQGVMQNQDNITFRDGVVYKAAVGFAIHHKYGVGTVSNVTFENIDVEDISGKNEDNSAWMTMFTVNHNNNGVGPITGVTVKDITVRDAGESFAKIKGHEGALITGITFENVYMPGSSKPATTLHEMNFTDRAFYSGVTIKPVQAQEPRPRTNLALKQTAVGSSSDGSVDTASWAFDGNLTTRFGSKRGVDPGWLYVDLGESKRINEVRLYWEAAYGKSYQIQVSDDAENWTHVFSTTSGKGALETIAFNEVNAHYVRMYGTVRATQYGYSIWEFEVYGPEVLADSITLDKSKLDMLTGMTEQLTAALLPENTTNKKAFWTTSNPNVASVNSSGLVTATGPGTATITATTSNGELIATAAVTVTGIGTPGLHAAMAGDGQVSLSWGAVEGATSYQIFSRDTAGSYGAALATVNSSTNGYKAEGLINGTTYFFVIKAVYPGGESAASNEVSATPQVAPIMDFVAPEDANIHYMGRWDRSASATYKSYWPGASLRVSFTGTNVQIKLGASANLYAKLDDAPYVLYKNATGTIHLTPTPLPARTHTLTVVSKDILDVLSFQGLLLDSGATTVQAAPRDHLIEFIGDSITVGYTTPEVSIGSYAWLAGEQLGADHTQIAYTGICLETGVACYVPNSLGMSEQYFKLQPGDYPDSPDWNFSTYQPDAIVINLGTNDAKFNVSDNNFQSTYTAFLQQIRTKYPSAQLFVLRTFGDFKAVPTLAAVNSRIAAGDTQLHYLDTTGWVDTYPSSDFNDSLHPSSAGHVKIANRLAQVIRPYLDPIEPPIEAPELQDIPDKKAGDTVTITGRTELSTLTIKVLRPDQSILYINVLKGGNFSDSFTLPNDAMIGTYTIVAGSGDVRTVKRFEVIEDRGSEVLVTEISLNPTNYTMAVGSQVQFIATVLPVQATNETVTWSVYNETGLAQIDQQGSLTAIQAGIVTVKAAAKDGSGIVGTSLVTITRSDDGGDNTSSNNGGNSNNLLPSVTPVTPVMKDGMAFVQLDEKQTSALVSMLDIQERALQVNVGGAAVTIDQTELKYLLSKAGTTEGAMVQVKVEPVVDNVSQAQQGTALLKVSGLIYEIKVSLLTKDNREIKVEQLRGSVEISLPFDTKNTDPLLLGVYYYNEQMNQWEFVGGNMNPDTASITVKLKHLSKYAVIEYRKSFDDVDKNHWVARTLVVLSAKHIISGKTDSLFVPDDKTTRAEFTAMLIRALGLSVNANGNAIASPFKDVGNNDWFAGAVQAAYGAGLVSGVTDTEFAPHTVITREQMAIMLVKAYEFKHGKISLKEKPLHSFEDGTDVSEWAVEAVNKALTVKLMQGVKDDRFDPQSQATRAQNAQAIYNLAFEEE